The DNA window AACTTCCCGATGCTCATGCTGGCTTGGAAGATCGCACCCGCGCTCGCAGCCGGCAACACGGTCGTCCTCAAGCCTGCCGAGACCACGCCGCTCACCGCGCTCGCGTTCGCCGAGATCTGCCAGCAGGCCGACCTGCCACCGGGCGTCGTCAACATCGTCACCGGGGCCGGCGCGACTGGCCAGGCGCTGGTGACGCACGCGGACGTCGACAAGATCGCGTTCACCGGCTCGACCGACGTCGGCAAGGCCATCGCCAGAAGTGTCGCCGGTACGAAGAAGCGCGTCACGCTCGAGCTCGGCGGCAAGGCCGCGAACATCGTCTTCGAGGACGCCCCGATCGACCAGGCCGTCGAGGGCATCGTCAACGGGATCTTCTTCAACCAGGGTCATGTCTGCTGCGCCGGTTCGCGCCTCCTCGTCCAGGAGAGCGTGTACGAAGAGGTCCTCGCCAGCCTCAAGCGAAGGATGGGCACGCTGAACGTCGGCGACCCGCTCGACAAGAACACCGACATCGGCGCGATCAACTCGCCCCAGCAGCTCGCCAAGATCCGCATGCTCAGCGACGTCGGCGAGCAGGAGGGTGCCGAGCGCTGGTCCGCCCCCTGTGACCTCCCGGAGCGCGGCTACTGGTTCCCGCCGACGATCTTCACCGGCGTCTCCCAGGCGCACCGGATCGCGCGCGAGGAGATCTTCGGCCCCGTCCTCAGCATCCTCACGTTCCGCACGCCGGCCGAGGCGATCGAGAAGGCCAACAACACCCCGTTCGGCCTGTCCGCCGGCGTCTGGACCGAGAA is part of the Tenggerimyces flavus genome and encodes:
- a CDS encoding aldehyde dehydrogenase family protein; translation: MGKFEYAPAPESRSIVDLRSSYGLFVDGEFVEPKDGRMFKTVSPSSEEVLAEVAEAGPQDVDRAVAAARTAFKKTWGSMPGRDRAKYLYRIARIIQERGRELAVLESLDNGKPIREARDVDIPLVAAHFFYYAGWADKLEYAGFGADPKPHGVAGQVIPWNFPMLMLAWKIAPALAAGNTVVLKPAETTPLTALAFAEICQQADLPPGVVNIVTGAGATGQALVTHADVDKIAFTGSTDVGKAIARSVAGTKKRVTLELGGKAANIVFEDAPIDQAVEGIVNGIFFNQGHVCCAGSRLLVQESVYEEVLASLKRRMGTLNVGDPLDKNTDIGAINSPQQLAKIRMLSDVGEQEGAERWSAPCDLPERGYWFPPTIFTGVSQAHRIAREEIFGPVLSILTFRTPAEAIEKANNTPFGLSAGVWTEKGSRILWMADKLRAGVVWANTFNRFDPTSPFGGYKESGYGREGGRHGLEAYLAKH